A segment of the Chlamydiales bacterium STE3 genome:
TTTTTTGTGACACAATTAAAGAAAAAGTGTCGCAAAAATGCCATTTCATCCAAAATTTACTATTTCTATTCCTATTGCGTCTGCACTTACAGCGATTGAACGAACAAGAGGATTTTTAGAAGCGGCGCAACTTTCGAAAGACTGGGTAGCTAAAATGCAGGCACGTGCGCTAATTTTAGAAGCACATCACACTACTCATATAGAGGGCACGCATTTAAGCCTTGATCAGTCCGAAAGACTTATATCCGGTGAAAAAATGTCTGATGTCGACTGCGAAGACGTCAAAGAACTACTCAATTATAAAAAAGCCTTCGATTTCGTGGCAGATTATGTCTTTTCACAAGGACTTATAACAGAAGGTTTAATTAGAGAGATCCATAGACGCCTTGTCGAAGACGTAAGAGGAAATAGCGCTCAGCCAGGACAATATAGAGTCATTCAAAATTATGTTGCCAATTCTAAAACAAAAGAAATTATTTACACGCCACCGGCAGCTTATGAAGTCCCCATTTTTATTGCTGAATTGGTGGATTGGTTACAAAATGAACGAACCATTCCTCCCGTACTTTTAGCTGGGATTGCACAGTTTCAACTTGTTCATATACATCCATTTTTAGATGGAAATGGTCGAACAGCTCGGCTATTATCTACGTTATGTCTCTATCGATCGGGTTATGACTTTAAGAAACTTTTTACTATCAGTGAATACTACGACCGAAATCGACAAGACTACTATCAAGCTATTCAATCCGTCAGAAACAACAACATGGATATGACTTGTTGGCTTGAATATTTCTCTAGAGCTTTAGAAACGCAAATGCATGAAATCCAGCTTAAAGGATCTCATGCAATGAAATTAGATGTTTTAGTATCGGAATACAAGCTTTCCCGCAGACAAAAACAGGCATTAGACTGTTTACTTGAAAGAAAAGAAGATTTTTCAATTCACGATTATGAATTGCTTTGTCCGGGAATCAATAGACGGTCTTTGCAACGAGACCTTTCTGATTTGATAGAAAAGGGGCTCATATCTCAAAATGGGATTAAAAAAGCAGCTCGTTACAAAATGAATCCTATACATTAATATTTTACGACATTTTTACGACACGATTTACGACAAAAGTAAGTGAAAAGTGGCGTAAACAACGTTATTCTGTCGCGTGGAAACACAAACATGGCGGAACAAACACAAAATTTGCTTTTGAACAATTAGCCATTTTTGAATTACAAAACAGCTGTTTCACAAATTCTTCACTATTAACCTGAGTTTGGAGTTTTTACGCAGCCGCTAAGAACAATCGATCTTCGCGGGCTAAGTTACTAGGAGGTTTTTTAGGCTGGTGAGTATAGGCACTTATTCCAGCTAAAAGATTAATCAGAAAATTTGCAGCGCTTCTATGGCGTGTATGTTCTATTTGCGAGATATTTTTCAGTTGATCATTGACCGTTTCAATGATTGATCTTTTCCGAAGAAGCACTTTGTCAGTTAGCTTCATAAGTTTTTGCTTCATATTTGCCCCCAATGTTGTAAATAGCTCCGAGCCTTGCTTTAAAAGCTTTTTTGCAAGCTCAGCCGAAATATATGCTTTATCGCCAAACAATTTGCCAAAAATACCTTTAGATAAAGTTTCAGCAATAGTCACATCAGCTATATTGCCAGGAGTTACCTGAAAAGATAAAATTTCACCTTTTTCATTGATAATGAGATGTAATTTAAATCCGTAAAACCAGTCAGCAGTTGTTTTCCCGCGCTTGGCGAGTCCCTTGAAAACTTTATTTCTTTGAATGCGTTTTCTATGGCAAACATCTATTGATGTCGAATCGATAAAAGCAATCCCTGTCATTTTCATAAAAATACTTAAATGTTCGATAATTCGATTGATGAAATAAAATCATAATTGTCATCATTTCAGGAGTAGATAACCTAGGATTAGATCCTCGCTTTGCTTTACCATTATCAAGGAGGTTTTTGTCCCATTCTTCCTTAAAGAACTTCCAAAAATCATCTACACTGCAATACAATGTCGTTAAATCCATCTTGACCTCTTGTAATTAACATGCGTTGTGGAAAACAAATGTTTTAAATCATCAAGAGGTCTTTTGTTATCAGATTTTGATTTAACTTATTGCTGGCCAATTAGATAAATTCAAAACTCAGGTTACTAACTTTTACATAGCAAGCAGGTTAATACTTATTAGCAGAATAGAAGGGTGGGAGGCCTTGAGCGTTAAAATGCTTTAATGGAGTTTCACTTGTCTGCATCTTTTCATTAAACAATAAATCAAACATAAATCTTCTTATAAAAAAGTCATTAGAAAGGCATTCTTCCTCTTTTACAAGGTGGCTTTACCTGTGTTAAAAGAAAACAAAAGGCTAGTAACAGAAAGTGAAATTTGATTTTGAGAGAAAATTGCTCGGAACTGGACTCGAACCAGCACGGGATTGCTCCCAGGGGATTTTAAGTCCCCAGTGTCTACCATTTCACCATCCGAGCAAGGATGAGAGACAAACAATAGCTTCTTTACTATTTTTAAGTCAAGAAAACCCTCACTTGAGGTGAGGGTTTTCGTGCAATTTTTCTACCCAGACCATTTCGCTAGAATGGCTAATAGCAGTAAAGCCACAATGTTTGCAATTTTGATCATTGGGTTGATGGCAGGTCCTGCCGTATCCTTGTAAGGATCGCCCACGGTATCGCCAGTTACTGCAGCCTTATGGGCTTCAGAGCCTTTCCCACCATAATTTCCTTCCTCAATTAACTTTTTCGCATTATCCCAAGCACCACCACCAGATGTCATAGAGATTCCAACGAAAAGACCTGTTACAACCAAACCAAGAAGCATTGAGCCTAAGCAGACAAAAGCTTCAGATTGTCCAACAGTTCTGCTGATAACAAAGTAAACAAGGAATGGGGCACCCACAGGCAATAAAGAGGGTAAAATCATCTCTTTAATAGCAGATTTTGTCAAAATATCCACAGCCCTACCATAATCAGGTAGATTTGTTCCTTCCATGATGCCTGGGATTTCTTTAAACTGACGGCGCACCTCAACAACAACCGATTGTGCTGCACGGCCAACAGCCATCATGCTCATGCCACCAAATAGATAAGGCAGCATTCCGCCAATGAAAAGACCGATCACAACATAGGCATCCTGTAAATCGAAATTTAACTGGAAGCTTGGGAAATAATGTCTTAAATCCTCAATAAAGGCAGAGAACAACACCAATGCTGCAAAACCCGCAGAACCGATCGCATACCCCTTTGTCACGGCTTTGGTTGTATTTCCTACCGCATCTAAGGCATCCGTTGTCTGGCGTACCTCTTTAGGTAGATTAGACATCTCCGCAATGCCCCCTGCATTATCCGTTACTGGGCCATAAGCATCTAAAGCAACAACCATCCCTGCTAAAGCCAGCATTGTAGATGCCGCAATGGCAACTCCAAATAAATCTGCATTAATATAAGAGACTAAGATTCCTGCACAAATGACTATAACAGGGAGAGCAGTAGCTTCCATGGACACAGCCAAGCCCTGAATGATGTTTGTTCCATGGCCAGTTAAAGAAGCCTTCGCAATGCTTTTTACGGGACGGTACTTTGTCATTGTGTAGTACTCTGTAATCCACATTAAAAGGCCTGTTACTACCAATCCAGAGAGGACACAGTAAAAAAGGTTTAAACCCGAAAATGTGACGTCATTAGAACGAAAAGTTGCTTCCAAACCAATCCAGTACTTCGTAACGCCATAAATGAATATAGCAGAAATTATTGCAGTCGTCACAAAACCTTTGTAAAGAGCTCCCATGATATTATTGCTTTTGCCCAGTTTGACAAAGAACGTTCCAATAATAGTTGCTATAATGCTTACAGCACCAATCAACAATGGATAGAGCATCATTTGGTCTAACGCAGGTCCTGTAAAGTAGATACCGGCCAATAGCATAGACCCGACTAATGTAACCACATAAGTTTCAAAAAGGTCTGCAGCCATTCCAGCACAGTCACCCACGTTGTCTCCTACGTTATCAGCAATTACAGCTGGATTACGAGGATCATCTTCTGGGATGCCAGCTTCAATTTTTCCCACCATGTCAGCTCCGACATCGGCTCCCTTTGTAAAAATTCCCCCGCCCAATCTAGCAAAGATAGAAATTAAGGAAGCACCAAAACCTAAAGCCACTAATGATTCCATAAGTTCGCGAATAGGAAGGTTGAGCTCTCTCAAATATATGTAATAGCCAGCTATGCCCAAAAGTCCAAAGCCAACAACGAGCAATCCAGTGATAGCACCTGAATGAAAAGCTACGTTAAGAGCAGCCTGTAGGCCATTTTTTGCTGCTTCAGCAGTTCTAACATTTGCGCGGACTGAAATGTTCATTCCGACATAACCTGCCGCTCCAGAAAGAACAGCACCAATAACGAATCCAAGCCCTACCTTCCAGCCCAGTAACCAAGTTAAAAGAACCCAAATGATCACTCCAACTAATGTGATAACCTGATATTGACGATTAAGATAAGCTTTAGCTCCAACCTGTATGGCAAAGGCAATTTTTTGCATTTGCTCAGTTCCAGAACTTAAAGAAAGTATCGATCTAATCATTACCAAACCATAGAGAAGCGCAAGCATTCCACATGCAATCACGGTTCCGTATGCGTAATACAGCATAAGACATCCTTATTGTGTTATATTTAAATGATAGACAGGATGCCATATGAAGGTTTATGTCTCAAGCGCGAATTTAGCTCTTTTAAGAAGAGCAGTACAGAAGAGTGTATTTAAAATATATCGATGAGGCCACACTTAGGGCTAAAAGGATAAAATTAACAAATTAGGGTTTATAAAACCCCCACAGTTTTATCCACAGAAACAATGTTATTTTCACTCTTTAAAAGATTAACAGACTATGTAGAATTAAGCGATGGCAAAGGAGCATTCTTTTTTATTATTAAATTGCACTATTGTCAGTAATCCTTTCCTGTTCTTTTCTAGAGGATTGCTGCTCATTATGGAAATGGGCTTTTTCTAAAAAACAGGAGGGAAAGTCTCCATAAATTTTTATATAAACCTTAAGCTCCTTTAAAAAAAATTTAAGTTAAATCAAAAAACTCTAGACTCAGTTTGATGTTGAGTCTAGAATTTTTTAGTTCTTAAACGTCCTCTTTAGCTGGAGGAAAAACTGGAAAAATTTCTGTAGAGGTTGGGACTTCGTGAGGTTGAGTGGGTTCAGAGACTGAAGGAGAAGAGTAGTCATCCAAAGAGCCGCTTTCTTCAATAGATTCTTCATGTTGAGGAAAAGTTTCTGCCTGTTTACCTTCCTCCCCCACTTCATTTTCTTCATCCTCAAGAAAGATGCGTCTTTTTCTCTGGCGATAAATTTCCTCTTCGTCAGCTTCAGACATTTCGAAAGAGCCATAAGCTGGAAGGGCTAAATTAACTTCTTCGGTGATAGGAACAATCTCTTCTTCTGCCAGCCTGGCTTCTTGCTCCTCTTTTGTATAGAAAGCATCTCGAAATTTTTCTTTGTAACGTCCAATTGTTTCAGAAATAAGAGGAGGGGGGCTTAATAAATTCGAGAGCAAAGAACCAGACATTGAAACTGCCTCTGTCATATCCTTTTCAGTCATTTCTCTTTGAGGTAATGCAAGCTCTACACTTTCTTCTAAACCCACTTTAGGAGCTCCCCCCACTGGCGGCTCTTCTTGGGAAGACACACCTTCTTCACGATTTCGTTTTTTTCTGTATTGTCGGCGTCTATCTCTTTTACGTTCAGACCTTGACTCTACCTTGGTAGGTTCAGAAACTATTGGCGTAGGTTCTTTTTCAGAAGAGGCCTCTTCTGCAATCTCCTTTACAGGCTTTGAAATGCTATCTCTACCCCCACCAATTTTAATCGATCGGTCTAGGCCAACATTTTTTAACACTATCCTTGCTTCACGCACCTCAAGCACTTCATAGTCAGAAACCGGAACAATAAACGACTTTGGCCTCTCTAAGGATCTAAAAAAAATAGCACTTCCAAAAGAAACAACTTCCACAGCATCCACAAAGTATTCTTCTTGCCCTACTGTTTTACTGCTTCTTATGACTAATTTACAGCCTTCTTTAGGAGTAATTACTGTTTCAATTATAGGTTCACGTGTAAAATCCACCTGTCATCAATCCATGTTAATAGTTAAAAATCCCAGTCTAGCGTGATGCGCTACAAGTAATCATGACATTCTCCTGCTTGCGAAGTATTCTTTTCAGTGAACTTTATAAGCCGTTTCGAGCAAATAAACTCGAAGAATGAAAGAAATTTGCAAATATTTCGCATCCACCTCTAACTGGCTTTAAAATAAGAAAAAGCACATTTCAATAATTGACTGTTCATGCTTTTTCTTTTAATGCCATATAATGTAGCAAGTCTACAACACGAGCGGCGTATCCCATCTCATTGTCGTACCATGCCACGATTTTAAAAAATTTATCATTTAAGGCGATCCCTGCACCCTTGTCAAAAATTGCAGAAAAGGTACTGCCAATAAAATCGGAAGAAACCACTTGTTCTTCACAGTATGCAAGATAGCCTTTCATCTTTCCTTCAGAAGCTGCCTTCATTGCCATACAAATGGCGTCATATGTTGTCGCCTTGCCTAGACGAACTGTAAGGTCGACAACCGAAACATCGAGGGTAGGAACCCTAAAAGCCATTCCTGTTAGTTTGCCTTTTACCTGAGGAAGACATAGAGCAACCGCTTTGGCTGCACCTGTTGATGAAGGAATGATATTCTGTGAAGCGCTTCTCCCTCCTCGCCAATCCTTTTTGGAAGGACCATCCACACTCGGCTGCGATGCTGTAACGGAATGGATGGTGGTCATTAAGCCTTCTTCAATACCAAACTCATCTAACAATACTTTAGTAATTGGAGCCAAGCAGTTAGTTGTACAAGAAGCATTGGAAACAACTAAATCCTTACCGGGTCGGTACTTATCTTCATTTACACCCATGACAAATGTCGGAACATCGCCTTGGGCAGGGGCAGTAATGATAACACGTTTTGCCCCAGCTTGTAAATGCTTGCTAGCGAGTTCATCAGTTGTAAATAGCCCACTAGATTCTATCACATAATCCACCCTAAGGTCACCCCACGGAAGCTTTGATGGATCTCTTTCCGCAAGAGCAAGAACTTTTTTCCCATTTACCATCAAGTCATTTTCAGAAGCGTACACTTCACCTTCAAAACGACCATGAGTGGTATCATACTTAAAGAGGTAAGCAAGATTATCTGGAGGTACAACATCATTAATTGCCACGAGGTTTACATCGTCTCGGGAACTAAGAAGACGCATAACTAAACGACCAATCCTGCCAAATCCATTTATTGCAACGTTGATTGGCATAGCTTCCTCCAAAGTATAGAATCATCTCTGTATGTTACTTTTTCAGATGACAATTGTAAAGAGAAAGAAGAGGTTTTAGAGATACAATACACTATTTGAAAAGGTCGAACCAAAGGAACAAGTAAAAGAAAGAAAAGAAGCCGGCAAAAGCCGGCTAAAAAGCATTACTCAGTAATGTATTCAAGAATACATTTTTGAGCATTATCACCTAAGCGACGGTCACCCTTAATCATTCTGGTATAACCACCTTGTCTTTCTGTAAAACGAGGGCCTAACTCCACAAAAAGCTTATTAACAACTCGTCTGTCCGTGTTGTAGGCTGCAGTGTTGCCATCTTTTGCAGCTCGCGCTTCCTTAGGTGTTAGAGAGTTATAAGTAATCATTAAATCAGCAACTACTCTTCTTCTTGATGCTAATGTATTTTTCTTAGCAAGCGTAATCATTCTGTCTGCATAACGGCGCAAAATCTTAGCTTTGGCAACTGTCGTTGTAATGCGACCATGCTCAATTAAAGATTTAAGCATATTGGCAAACATACATCTTCTATGCGAGGACGTGCGATTAAGCTTAATCGTATTTTTACGGTGTCTCATGATTAAACTATCCTATTCATCTTCTTGTTCATCTTTATCATCTTTTCTCTTACGCTCATCTTTTTGAAGATCTCTTTTGCGTTTTTTCTCTTCAAGCAAATGGCGTACTTTATCTTTGACGTTATCTGGTGTAATGCCAAAGCGAGAAAG
Coding sequences within it:
- a CDS encoding Glyceraldehyde-3-phosphate dehydrogenase (Product derived from UniProtKB/Swiss-Prot:Q9Z7T0;Gene name derived from UniProtKB/Swiss-Prot:Q9Z7T0;EC number derived from UniProtKB/Swiss-Prot:Q9Z7T0), which gives rise to MEEAMPINVAINGFGRIGRLVMRLLSSRDDVNLVAINDVVPPDNLAYLFKYDTTHGRFEGEVYASENDLMVNGKKVLALAERDPSKLPWGDLRVDYVIESSGLFTTDELASKHLQAGAKRVIITAPAQGDVPTFVMGVNEDKYRPGKDLVVSNASCTTNCLAPITKVLLDEFGIEEGLMTTIHSVTASQPSVDGPSKKDWRGGRSASQNIIPSSTGAAKAVALCLPQVKGKLTGMAFRVPTLDVSVVDLTVRLGKATTYDAICMAMKAASEGKMKGYLAYCEEQVVSSDFIGSTFSAIFDKGAGIALNDKFFKIVAWYDNEMGYAARVVDLLHYMALKEKA
- a CDS encoding Uncharacterized protein (Product derived from UniProtKB/Trembl:D1RBX7), with protein sequence MPFHPKFTISIPIASALTAIERTRGFLEAAQLSKDWVAKMQARALILEAHHTTHIEGTHLSLDQSERLISGEKMSDVDCEDVKELLNYKKAFDFVADYVFSQGLITEGLIREIHRRLVEDVRGNSAQPGQYRVIQNYVANSKTKEIIYTPPAAYEVPIFIAELVDWLQNERTIPPVLLAGIAQFQLVHIHPFLDGNGRTARLLSTLCLYRSGYDFKKLFTISEYYDRNRQDYYQAIQSVRNNNMDMTCWLEYFSRALETQMHEIQLKGSHAMKLDVLVSEYKLSRRQKQALDCLLERKEDFSIHDYELLCPGINRRSLQRDLSDLIEKGLISQNGIKKAARYKMNPIH
- a CDS encoding K(+)-insensitive pyrophosphate-energized proton pump (Product derived from UniProtKB/Swiss-Prot:O68460;Gene name derived from UniProtKB/Swiss-Prot:O68460;EC number derived from UniProtKB/Swiss-Prot:O68460), with product MLYYAYGTVIACGMLALLYGLVMIRSILSLSSGTEQMQKIAFAIQVGAKAYLNRQYQVITLVGVIIWVLLTWLLGWKVGLGFVIGAVLSGAAGYVGMNISVRANVRTAEAAKNGLQAALNVAFHSGAITGLLVVGFGLLGIAGYYIYLRELNLPIRELMESLVALGFGASLISIFARLGGGIFTKGADVGADMVGKIEAGIPEDDPRNPAVIADNVGDNVGDCAGMAADLFETYVVTLVGSMLLAGIYFTGPALDQMMLYPLLIGAVSIIATIIGTFFVKLGKSNNIMGALYKGFVTTAIISAIFIYGVTKYWIGLEATFRSNDVTFSGLNLFYCVLSGLVVTGLLMWITEYYTMTKYRPVKSIAKASLTGHGTNIIQGLAVSMEATALPVIVICAGILVSYINADLFGVAIAASTMLALAGMVVALDAYGPVTDNAGGIAEMSNLPKEVRQTTDALDAVGNTTKAVTKGYAIGSAGFAALVLFSAFIEDLRHYFPSFQLNFDLQDAYVVIGLFIGGMLPYLFGGMSMMAVGRAAQSVVVEVRRQFKEIPGIMEGTNLPDYGRAVDILTKSAIKEMILPSLLPVGAPFLVYFVISRTVGQSEAFVCLGSMLLGLVVTGLFVGISMTSGGGAWDNAKKLIEEGNYGGKGSEAHKAAVTGDTVGDPYKDTAGPAINPMIKIANIVALLLLAILAKWSG
- a CDS encoding 50S ribosomal protein L17 (Product derived from UniProtKB/Swiss-Prot:Q6ME41;Gene name derived from UniProtKB/Swiss-Prot:Q6ME41); translated protein: MRHRKNTIKLNRTSSHRRCMFANMLKSLIEHGRITTTVAKAKILRRYADRMITLAKKNTLASRRRVVADLMITYNSLTPKEARAAKDGNTAAYNTDRRVVNKLFVELGPRFTERQGGYTRMIKGDRRLGDNAQKCILEYITE